tgaaattaataagattaactttcaaattttttatactcaacaaagatgaaacataagaagaaatttgttgtcatattttatttctcgtttttagatctttctaatatttttttcaatatttattttcttttatcttattttctatggcattatttctttttttacaaaaaattaatttatttcactataaaaggatgagttttaataaaaattatctacatatgaaatttaattatatttttagtctttggttgaaattatttcatatttttcttttggctttatctaatcatcctaaataggtgctcacccgaccatttaaattaaaaaattaaacgatgtgtaatttatatataatccataatATGTATAGTCGTGTGTTATCGATATATCAtttatttatattagctataaaaagtaaataataaatatggccggatattatgtaaatattccataagatttcggttttcttgagtttatccatgatataacttctattaaaataattttaaaactctctgctaatttttaaaaatatcctatctttttattatctttggattaaaaaaagtaaagagttttttcgaaataatttatttacattttaaaaaaaaatatgtcatttcataccaattttttctttatatatactctttgttacacttaaaaaTCGCTATAGAAGCTATCAATTAGAAACCAGTTtatctcttgttgagtttgaaaaaaaaaacctttcacataatctaataattcaaaactaatattcttcaacgaaaaaaatattatacccttgcaatattggcttgactCCAGCTAAATGaagcttatacccttcaatttcTTGAATGTGCTAAGTTGAAATTAATGATAACACGTTGATCTCAAGTTATGTTGCATTTATATCAAGCTCTTTATTTTCACATGAAACTGCACCCTTTAATTACCTTTTCTATTAATGATTTCCTCTGGTTAAATTGGTTTAccttttaaagattttttttttttttttgtgtggctGTGTTACAGCGTATTGGGTGGGTAAACTAagtgggtgtttggacataagaattataaaaattccaaaaaaaaaaaagtgatttttttttcaagtgaaaatgatatttgaaaattagagttgtgtttgaacatgaatataatttggggttgtttttgaaattttgtgagtgatctgagtgaattttgaaaaatagctttttggagtttttttcaaattttcgaaaaattctaaaatttatcttcaagtgaaaattaaaaattttatggccaaacactgatttcgaaaaaaaataaaaaaattcttatgtccaaacgggctctttaAGCCTTATGTTTTGAAGTTGATAACAAAAAGAAGCTATATGCGGTTTATGAATATTTTTAATGGCTTGGGATATTTAGGGAAAAAAATTGTAAGATTTTCACGGGGCTAACAATCCCAATTTAACTTGTATCcactttttaaaatattttttaactaGTACTCAAAGTACATACAAAACTTCGCCTTTGCACTTCAGACCTTAACCAGAAGTGAATGTCTTTGGGCGGGCATAGCCCGATACCCCATGATCATTTCCTTGTAGACAACAacttattttcttaaaaatattgtTTATCCCTTTTCAAATTTGCTCCACCTTTGATTATTCCAAACCAGAATTTAAATCTGACTTTTTGGCACTTATACTTAGTCTTTGAGAGTCAATTAGTTTAGCTCAGATCATAGGTTTATTTCCATTATATATATTGGTCTTGTGGAAGTCTTTGCCACCATTCCACAAGCTCATTTATGTCCTTTTATAGCAACATTTCTTAAGAGAATCAAAACCATCTTTTCTTATTGCTCTATTccttttcaaaaattaatttggtGGGAAAATACTTGAGGTAACTTTTATGAAAGTTGGCTAAAGTTTAGTCTTGTTCTCTTTTTTCTATCACTTTCTATTATTCCTTGCTGTGTTTAGTATACATTGGTAATAAGTTGGTTTGGTCTCATTTGGTTTATTTCTTTGGAATTAATTTGTCCAAGAGACTGGCAATATTTGTTTCTCATTTTGCATGTTCAAATATACAGATGTACCTCTATACAAccataataacaataacaactacGCCTCAATTCCAGACAAATTGCATTCTACTATGCTTAGGCTTATTGTTATCCTGGAACTTTAACTCTTCGTTTGATCCGGTTTCATGTTGCAGAAAAAATGGTGAAGATTTGCTGCATTGGAGCTGGATATGTTGGTGGACCAACAATGGCAGTCACAGCACTCAAGTGCCCTgcaattgaagttgttgttgataTAGCTGTTGCTCGTATCGCGGCCTGGAACAGTGATCAGCTACCTATTTATGAGCCAGGACTTGAAGATGTAGTGAAACAATGCCGAGGAAAGAACCTTTTCTTCAGCACTGAAGTTGAGAAACATGTCTCAGAAGCAGACATCATATTTGTTTCCGTTAACACACCAACAAAAACTCGAGGCCTTGGTGCTGGGAAAGCAGCAGATCTTACATACTGGGAAAGTGCTGCTCGAATGATAGTGGATGTATCGATGAATGACAAGATTGTTGTTGAGAAGTCAACTGTTCCAGTGAAAACAGCTGAGGCAATTGAAAAAATACTCACACATAACAGCAAAGGAATCAAGTATCAAGTTCTTTCAAATCCTGAATTTCTTGCTGAAGGGACTGCTATTCAGGACCTTTTTAATCCGGATCTCGTTCTAATTGGAGGACGAGAAACCCCTGAGGGGCAAAAAGCAATCCAGGCTCTGAAGGCAGTTTATGCTCATTGGGTGCCTGAAGACAGAATCATATGCACCAATCTTTGGTCAGCTGAGCTGTCGAAGCTCGCTGCCAATGCCTTCTTGGCTCAGAGGATTTCATCAGTTAATGCAATGTCAGCTCTTTGTGAAGACACTGGAGCTGATGTTGCACAGGTTTCCAATGCTATTGGTAAGGACAGTAGAATCGGACGCAAGTTCCTCAATGCCAGTGTTGGTTTTGGTGAAAGATATTCTCAACTTGGTTTATATCTGTGAGTGCAATGGTCTCACAGAAGTTGCCAATTACTGGAAACTAGTGATTTAGGTGAATGACTACCAAAAGAGTCGGTTTGTTAACCGAGTAGTCTCCTCTATGTTCAACACAGTCTCAGGCAAGAAGATTGCTATTCTTAGATTTGCATTCAAGAAAGACACAGGTGACACTAGGGAGACTCCCGCGCTTGATGTGTGCGAAGGCCTATTGGGAGACaaagctcatttgagcatatatGATCCACAGGTTACTGAGGATCAAATCCAAAGAGATCTGTCAATGAACAAGTATGATTGGGATCATCCAATTCATCTTCAGCCAATGAGCCCTACTGCGATGAAGCAACTCAACGTAGTATGGGATGCTTATGAGGCCACAAAAGGCGCCCACTGCATCTGTGTTCTGACAGAATGGGATGAGTTCAAAACTCTTGATTTCAAGAGGATTTATGATAACATGCAAAAGCCTGCATTTGTGTTTGATGGAAGAAACATTGTTGATGTGGAGAAGCTCAGAGAAATCGGGTTCATCGTCTACTCCATTGGAAAACCTTTAGATGGATGGCTTAAGGATATGCCTGCTGTGGCATAAGGAAGTCAAATTCTCTTCCACATTGAATAAGTACTACACATGAGAGCAAAATCcaattttttcttttccattCAAGCCTAGAATAGAATTGAAACTGTTTCCTTTTAGCAAGGTTCAAAATGCCTATCTTTTTATTTCTCGTCTTTTCCGTGTAAACCTCAGCAGCTCATTACATGATATTATGATCACTTACAttataataattaaatcttgtggaAATTCTAGACTTGCTTTTCCTTTAGACAAAGAAGGAGCTTCCATAGGACCGAGTGAAAACAAATTTGGACAAGACACAATAATCAAATTTTGGGCATAGATTTGGGTAGGGGCCGCGCGTACGCAGGCCCCCACTCCCACAAATTATGAGGTAGGCTCAATCACTTGGATTGACCTTAGGCGAGCACCCCTCCAAAGTGCAATGGAGGTCACCAACCTAGGCCATGAGCCTTATTGATCGCTCATTGACCCCGTCCAGGTAAGTATGTTTCCTTGTGTACCCAGCCTATCTTTTATATCACTGCATTTGCTCGCTTCTCCTCTCTGCTTGCGGTGTGGGATGAACTACAAGTGAAAGAAGTCAAGTTGTAACAAAATATATTTcattaataataatagaaatgacGATAACAACAAGGAATCTTTACCTGGTAATCTTAAAATTAATTACTCTCCTCTTGACAACAAGAATATTTTTGCGTGAAAGTTAAAAATCTCACAAAACGTTTTCTCGAGAATACCCCTTTCTATCAGCGTGTTTGGTCAAGTTTTTTAGgccaaaacttttttttttgaggctaaaaatatttttttccaaaattaaggtgtttggccaaatttttaaaaggaaaaaagtacttttaagtagAAGCATAAGCAATTTTTAAAAAGCAGAAAAAATAGTTTTTTCCTATAAGTGCTTTTTGAAAAGTACTTATGAGAAAAATTTCATTATAAGAacattttaaaagtttggccaaacgtTGTTGtccaaaagtgtttttcaaactaattagtcaaacacaaattgattctcaccaaaagtaattttttgaaaagcgcttttgaaaaaaaatattttttaaaataagttgattttagaagtttggccaaacatatTATATAACTACAGTGATAGAGGGAATAACAAAAGATTAAGGAGTCTgggttttttttttgcattttatttatatatagttTTCGTCTAATTGTTGATTTTCTTCTTGTCTTTTCCGAGTTAAAATTCCTGCTAACATATTATTACCTATTCTATTATCTGAAAAACTTATTTGTGATCTTTCTTCGTTTGTTGTTCTTGACACACCTGAAAAAAGGTCCATTTTTGTGGTTTTCTTAATTTAAGTCAGTCCTTTTGCGGTGTTATTTCTACTCTTTTTAATTGTTCTATTAAATCATCTACTTTTGGAATTTCTACTTCAGTCTTTAcctttttttctttaataattttatctagtttttttttaatttctaaaagTAATACTATTAAAGTATTATTctgttttattattgtttgatccGCTTTTCCTTGAGGAGTATAGCTGGTAAGTCCTTCTGGATTGGGCTTAAGTCTTTCTGTGAATTTTAATGTGTTATCATATACTGGATCTAAATCATTCATGAAAGAGCGATTTCTTTTATGGAAATTTTACCACCTATAGAATAGGTTAGTACCCTATTTATATTCTATAAATACCCTTTAAAAATATTACATTCTATAAATACCCTTTTtagtttatagcaaaatatttaaatttagtTCCATCCTAAAATTAAGGCTTAATATATGctacaaaatatttttctatctcattttttttattttctctcaccTAATTTGCGTATATCTCCTCTCATcagcttttctctctcttcttcaaTACACTTTTCCCTCTTCTCCCACAAACACACGTTCCATACACTTCAAAAACCCTTCTCCGCCATTATCGCCCCACACGCCATTCTTCTTCGCAAGCTTCACAGTTGTATTTTGGAAATCTTCTCCCCGTAGGTAATTCAACTACTTCGAAATTGCTTTTTCATTAGTTTGTTTCTATAAGTTTTTTTAGCGAATTTACACAATTTTCTGATATATCTTCCATTTGTATTGTTAATCaccaggattctttgagttttctCTCTAATGTCGGATGCAACGCCACTCAACAGACTACCCAGAGGTATACCCACCAAAATTCTCTATTTTGATGGGCCCTCTTTCTCGTTGCAACTGACTCAAGCGGAGAAAGATTTTGCAGGTTTATCAGCATCCAAAGTtgatgaaagaagaaataaattaCACAATGACAAGTTGAAAGAAGTCCAAGTTGATGAAGCTTCAAAAGAAACCAAAAATCAAGTTGGCTCAAAGAGGAAAAAACCTATGAAAGATTCAAGAAACCAAAAGGTAATTGGTATTTGTTACATGTATTCTgttgtattcatatgtatcttCTTGTATTTTTGTACCTTTTTGTATAGTGTATTCTGTTTCTTCTATAGTATgtttatgtattcatatgtatttggTTGTTTCCAACAGTTCATTTTTAATGTAATCTTAcctgtattcatatgtatttagCGTTTGCTAATGTATATTTGCGATAATTCAATTGTCCAGTTTGACCTCAAATGTATTCATATGCATTCAtatgtattcagttgtattcatcTTAAATATTTTGTATTATATCTGTATGTTACAAAGTATGTTAGCATATATTTAGCCTTGTCACTGTATCTAGTCTTCTGTAAGTGTTTGTAGTTGTCTGACATGCATTTGGCTTTGTCACTGTATCATGTCTTACATGTATTCCAAAAAATCTTAATATGTATTTTTGCAATGTATTCATCTGTATTAACATGTATCTTTCAATGTTCATTGCAGGGAATTGATTTGTTTGTGAAACACCAGCCAAAATTAGCACCCCATATTAGTAGTTACACTAACACTGATATAGTATCCCAGCTAAAAGATAAGCTTACTCCCTATCACTTCCAACAATTCGGCAATACATGCTTTGGCTCATTTCTTCAAATGAAGCGATTTGATGTTCAACATCAACTCTTCAGATGCTTCATGGTTTGACAGTTAAACGGCACTCCAAACAATGTATTTGTAGTATACATCAATGGTACTGAATTACATTTCACATTAAGGGAGTTTGCGCTTGTGACTGGCCTCAAATGTGTAGGTAAAGATGAAGATTTTGAGTTTAGTGAAACTCCTCCTAACCGGCTTATTGCGACTTATTTTGGAAGTGCTAATATTGTAAAGAAGAAACACTTGAGACAATGCTTCAATGACAAGGCATGGGGCCCCGACAATGATGAGGATGCTTTGAAGATATCTTTATTGTATTTCATCCACACCTTTATATTTTCATCTGAGAAGAATAGTGTAACTATACCGAGGCTAGATTTTGACTTAGTAGAGAGTGGGCGCTATTCTGAATATCATTGGGGTATTAAAGCATTTGAGTTGTTGATAAACTCGATTAGCAAGAAGATGGATGCTTTGAAGAAGTATTACAGGATAGCTGGGATGCCCCTAGCTATGCAGGTGTGGTTTTATGAGTGTTGTTCTTCTGTTGATTCCAAAATTACAGTCCGAGTTTGCGATGTGGTCCCCAGAATACTCAATTGGAGAACCACCGGAAATCAGCCAACATTTTCTTATCTGACGAATGGCATGTTCAAAGACACCGGAAACACGGTAATATACAAATGTTATCAATATTCTGAAGATAATTGAACACAAATACATCTATAATTTGCATACATTTGCATTCAGTTAGAGGGGAAGCCTACTGTAATATACATTGGATTCATAAGCTTATATACATGAATACTTGCATACATATTAATACATTTTAATACATTCTAAATACAACAGAGTTAAATACACCTGAATATAGCATTATACAGTTATGCATTAATATGTTTTTTGTAAGTCATAACTTATTTTTGTTCACAGATTGTGTTCAAGGACATCACTCCTCTAGATATAGAGCTTGCTGTTTTTCAGATTCCTCAAGTGTGCGCCATATTGAGAAAATACCTACTCCTGCGCATTCAGACAAATCGGGACAGGATACAGATGACTTTTCTCTTTCACCCAATCTTCAATCTAAGAAGAAACATGTTGAAAGTGTTGGTCCATCTTCATCACCGCCACATAAGAAGGTCAAGGAACAACCCAAGATTCATACAAAAGAACCAGAATATCAGCCCAAAGTCCCTCCTATTTGTGTTTCTGACATTGGACATAAACTTGTGCATGACCATCAGTTCCCAGAAGGCCAAAATGAGGAAGTATCTTCTTTGAGGAAAGACCTAAAATCATTCAAAGAATACGTGAGTATTTACCCACCGATTAATCAATAAAGTTTGATAGCTatgtgttttagtatttttctaaCTATTTTGTATTGTTAAGGTTGTTGGAGAGTTCAAGTCTCTAAGGACATTCATCAATGATAACTTCAAGATGCTTTCAGACCAACTTCAACAAAATCAGCAAACTGAACCCATAGTAAGACATGATGGTGGCATTGACACAGATGTCGGAGATAATAATGAGGTATAAAAGCAGTTATCATATTGAACATATGTATTTAGCTGTATTCATATATGTTTTAATCTAGCCATTTTACTGATGTATTTAACTGTTATTCAACTCTATATATATGTATTCTGACTTTTAAATCTTAACATATTGAgcatattttttaaaatgtatTCATAACTGTGTTACACTTAATCTGTAATATCACTTTAAACTGccgtatttatttttatttcaactGTATTTACATGTATTCTGCTTGGTTAATCTGCATTTTCTGTAATGTATACTAGCTACTTATATGTATTTAATcttttttctaacattaagttatCACGCTAACAATGATACATACAACTACCAGAAAACTATTTCAGAGGTACCGTCTATCATACCATCTACCACAAACCAAGAGGATGTATCTAAAGAATTCTATGTTTGTCAATTTGAACTGGACGACAAGTTTCTACCCGGTCAAATTCCAGAAACTAGAATAGTTGTTCACGCAAGTGCAAAAAAAGATGAAGCCACACCAGTGCAACCTCAACGAAATAGGCGACCAAGTAGATGGAACTCTTCACCTTATCAGTCTAGCTTCGACTCAGGAGGTAAGTGATTTTACAAACGTAATAATCAGCATTCATCGTGATTGAATCATTTATAGTAGTCCACAAACACAAATTCAATTTACAGCATGTTCCTCTGTAAAGTTGACACCCATCTTTGAAAAAAGACACCCGTTTGAGGAAGATACAATAACGGGTCCACATCCTATGTTACTCATTCAAGAATATGACAAGTGGGTTCGTGAAGGTCTTCTAGCAAGACATGATCAGAAGTGAGTTTTACCCCGTTCATTGtattatgttttcatttttttaaggTATGTACATAATGAGTTTTATATCATACTTGTAGAGGTAATCTCGACGACCATTACAAGAAAAACAAGTCTATACTTCACATTTCATTGGATTTTGGAGTTGATCAAGTTGATTCCAAAAACTGGTTTTACCTTCTATCCATTTACGGGAAGTTATGGGATGACAATGTGAGTCTTTCCCAAAAATGATAAATCCGGATATACACTCGATACAGATTTAATGATGCTCTCATTTCTATCTGAAACAATGCACATGATTTCCCTTACACCGTATGctatcttgaattgctcaaagaaccacGTCCAAGCAGCATCGTTCTCTGAATCAATAACACCGTATGCTAGTGGCAATATATGACCTGTTTAATACAATTGAAGATAATTGTTTTTAAATTCATGTTTTCCAATGCTTTAAATATTAACAAATTGTATTATTATTGAGGTACTCACCTGCACCATCCAACGTGATTGCAGAAACGAATGTCCCTGTGTAGTAGGATTTTAGATGACTTCTGTCCACTACAACAATTGGTCTACAATGATCAAACCCCCTTATAAATGCATACAATGATATATACACGTACATGAATTCATTCTTTGACGATTTTTCCATTCTTATGTGAGAACCTGGATATGTCTTATCCATTGTATATAAGTATCCTGGTAATTTTTTGTATGAATCAGCCGGTTCACCTCTAAGAAaattcattgccttttctttagCCCTCCACGCCAACATGTAGCTAACATCAACACCTAGATCTGATTTCACGTCATCAATAATGTCCCTCGGAGTGTATTTCCTCTTATGGTTTGTAAGCTTTGTCCTTATAATACCACTTATAAGGCTGCTACTAGCCTGTCGCTGCTCGTACACTTTATCCTTTAGCGAACATGCATGGTTGTCATTGAATTCTCTCACCTTGAATAATTCCGATTTGTTAATGCTTGAAGCCTTAAACCTCCAATCACAATCTTCTGAAATACATATTAATGCATAGCTGGAAAGAAAAGTCCATACATCAGACAACTTAACGAATCTGACATGTATACTTCTTATTCATAAAGTACCAAATTGATATCTGTGTATATGTAATTTTGTATACTAACGAATTCCAATATTGTTAGATGTGATTAAATACAataaatacaactaaatacaTTCGTATGAATAATCAAATACTTAGTAACATTATAGACATAATATGAAAATAATCATAGCCActgttgtattttttcaataGTAAAATACACCTGAATACATATTATTAAGAATACTAAACAAATATAAATTTTCAAAGGTGTTCATCATATGGAGGAAACACACAACTACAACTAAATACAACAAAGTTAAACAAACATCAAACCTGACAACATTAGACCGATCAACACGGAATTGAAACCTTTGAGCTATAGCATAATTCTTCATCACTTCTTTCAATGTAGCCTTATCCTTATACACTTGTCCAACCGTAACCTCcttttgattagtttttgaaaTTATCAAATCCTTGTGGAGTTCGAACACTCCAATCGCTTCTCCTGAATTGGCAAGTTCTATAGCTAGTGTATAATCTGTATCGGAATCGTACATTTGAACTGCTTCGTCTATCTGCACTGCACAATGTCGCCTTGATTTAAACCATCTCCGGAGATAAGCTCTTTTTCCATAGTTGTAATGCACAGAGGATACATCCCaaattctctgttctcttttttcaATTTTACATACACTCTGTAACCCATATCATTGTGTATTTCCATTGGCGTGTGATTGCCTTCAACATTGTATTGTATTTTAATGGTATTTGTGCTCAAATCTATACCCAGTTGATTAGAAATTTAACCAACTAGATCATTAAAGGAAGCATACTCCTTAATCAGTATTCCCTAAATGGAAAAGTCGATATAATTGCCCTCATCGTTCCACTTTCCAGAATGACGCAACAAAACTGTCAAGCTTGCCATATATATAGAAGAGTTATACCTTCTTCTATATATAATTTGTCGCAATCGATAAGGAGGAGAAGAAAATCGCACAATATAGAAGCAAGTTGCTCTGTTTCTTCGCTTCTTTAACGTTTCTGTATTTCTGAATTTGAGAAGAATACAGATTGATGGGATAACTTTTAAGTTTGTTGAGTAAAATTAGGGAAATCATAATTGATTTGATTTCCTTCCGTTTTTagcatcttcgtcgacccagatATTGCGCAGATACGTTACGTATTTAGCGCTACATACGTTTGAATACAAGTAAATACATATCAGGATTAGCTGGATTTTCTTTTTGTACGCCGCTAATTTTTGTTGTATTATTAAATACACTACCTTAAATACATTAAATACATTATATAATTGCATAAAAGATATCTATAGGACGTAATATAGCAAAGGGTTTCTATTAATTGCTAATTAGGACTAAAAGATGGTGCTTTGTGAAAAATTCTCTTCTTTTATTGTgtctatcttttcttttaaggTGCTTATCTCACTTTTTAATACTTCTACTTGAT
Above is a window of Nicotiana tabacum cultivar K326 chromosome 8, ASM71507v2, whole genome shotgun sequence DNA encoding:
- the LOC142162978 gene encoding uncharacterized protein LOC142162978, whose protein sequence is MYDSDTDYTLAIELANSGEAIGVFELHKDLIISKTNQKEVTVGQVYKDKATLKEVMKNYAIAQRFQFRVDRSNVVSYALICISEDCDWRFKASSINKSELFKVREFNDNHACSLKDKVYEQRQASSSLISGIIRTKLTNHKRKYTPRDIIDDVKSDLGVDVSYMLAWRAKEKAMNFLRGEPADSYKKLPGYLYTMDKTYPGSHIRMEKSSKNEFMYVYISLYAFIRGFDHCRPIVVVDRSHLKSYYTGTFVSAITLDGAGHILPLAYGVIDSENDAAWTWFFEQFKIAYGVREIMCIVSDRNESIIKSVSSVYPDLSFLGKTHIVIP